In Dromaius novaehollandiae isolate bDroNov1 chromosome 13, bDroNov1.hap1, whole genome shotgun sequence, the genomic window TAATACCCAGGAGATAAACACTGGAACTTCTCTGCAGGAACAGAGGGAAGGGGAACTTTTTCCTCCATTAAATGCTGCACTGGAGAGTCATAATTTGATGTTGCTGGGACACTTTGCTGTCTGAAGAATTTATCTCCAACGCTGAATTCTTCCTCAGCTGGCCTTCTGATATCCACAGAGATAGACCGGTAAAGGTTCGTAGAAGGTATGGTACGTGTTGGGGTCTGACTCGGATTCTCAGGGAGCCCGCTAGAAACATTTGCATATCTGTCAAAGAAGGATGGAGAACACGCGTTCATGGACATCGTGGATATGGGCAGCGAGTGCTGCGAATCCGCACATTCGAACATCAGATCCGTGTAGTCTTCGTTGCTGCACGAAGGAGTCCTTGGTGTCTGCATCACCTCTTCGTAGCTTGGACAAGATACCACGGACGCTGGGGTCGGAACGCCTGTCGGCCTGTTCTGGTCCGGCCGGGGAGACGCGGGAAGGATTTCCTTCAGCTGAGGGCCAGTTATCCAGTCTTTAGAATCGGTCCCAACAGCAGGCTGTGCCTTGTTGTCCGGTGACAGTATAGGAGTCAGTGGACCTAATTCTTTAAGCTTCTTGTCCTTAAGCTGTGTATCCAGCGTTAACGGCTTCTTTGTCGCCAGATCCAGGCTCCTCTTGCGCACCTCTTCAGCACTTTTAATTTTGTCCTTTAATTTGGGGTCTCCGGATCTGTGTCGCATTTTCTCCATTTGCTTCATTCTCTCTTTGTGCCTTTTGTGGCGTTCTTCAATTTCCAGGTCCTTCTGACTCAACATCCTCTCAAAGCTGGTCATCATCAGATCACCATCTCCCAGAAGTTTCTCCCTTGGCCTGGTATCTTTCTTGCCAGTATCTTTGGAAAGGgttattttttcatttccattgctTATTTTTATTGACTCTGTTTTGTCTTTCTCTTGGTTCTCCTTGAGTTTCTCCTTCAGCTTGGTTTCGCCAAATTTGAGGTTTTCCTCCTTTGATTTATCTTTAAAGGTGGTAACTTGAGGACTGTCCTTGTCTTTAACTGTTGACTTTGGCTCATCTTTGTGATGTTTAAAGAAACCATCTGCATGTTTGTCTctatgcttttccttttcttccttccatttttccttgtgtttatctcgcttctttttctctttcactgtgcTGATGGCGCTGGAACcataactcttttctttttctgccttctttgaCAGCTCTctttcagaatcatttttatctttcttttcagaaaataagtaATCAATGCTTTTTTCTGGTTCTTCATCAGGCTCTGCCTTCATGTTGTAGGAAGTGCTAAAAGCCTCCCCGTCCACAGAGAAATCCTTTTCGTAATGAGTGGAATCTTTTCTGCTACTGGAGTCtttaaaatcttctgttttttctttcttctctgtcttctccttctttgctttttctttctcgtGACTTTTCTTCGATGAAGATGAGGAATGTCGGTGTCTCTCCTTCTCCTTGAGTTTGTCCTGCAAGCAGGGCAAAGGGAGAGAATCTTTAAATTTTTCTTCAGAGGCATCAGTAAGAGAGAGATTAGAAGACTCAAAGAGGCTGGTCAGTCCTGGATCCTGTCCTCTATCTGTGAAGCTATCAGAAGAGATTTCACTGATTTTATCATTGGAGTCATCTCTGTAGTCATTCAGAGCCTCCTCCTCCAATTTTTCCAGCAGGCTCTTCTCTGACTCTCCTCCTTTTGAAGACTTTTTCTCTTTGGAATGCTCTTTATCCATCTTTTCCTTATGCTTGTTTTTCACCTTATCGTCATTGGcatgtttcttttcagctttttcagggagcttttgcttgtttttcttttcctgagtggAGTCTATGGATGTTCTGTCTTTCCTGTCTTTGTACTTCTCCGTAgaatctttcttctctttgtgtttttcaaaggaattcttctcctttttctcttttccgcCTTCCGATGTTcctttgtcctttttcttctccttagaatccttctctttctgcttttctcctgaatGCTGCCTGTCCGAGGAGTACTTGCGGTGTTTGTCGGTGTAGAGTTCCTTTTCAGCAGCTGCACCATCATCCTTCTCCTGCAGACTGTCGAGCCGATGCATTTCGCTCCCAACAGCTTCACTGACTTTGAACCCCGTTAAGCTGTAATCATCCCTCTCATCTTCACTTTCATCTGTGAAGATGTCTGCGATGCTGTACCagcttttctctttgcctttcttctcctcctttttctcggAGAAGTCATCTCTAtctgcagagaagtttttctctttcttttctttaacctgGTCAAAAGAACTCTTCCTTTCTTTGTCTTTGTTGTGCAGGTCTTTGTATTTCTCTTtcgtttcttttttctctttgaaacttTTATCTAGTTCTTTGTCTTTCAGGTTTTTCTCCGGAGcgactttttcatttttctccttgtctCCCTCTTTggatttttccttgtatttttctggcttcgctttttcttttttttccttatcaggagcgtctttcttctccttctccttcccagaaTGGTGCCTATCCCAACTCTCCAGACTTTTGCCACTGAATTCAGGGTCAGACTTATCCTTGAAGAATGTTTCACAACCATAGTCTTTAAATTCATCTCGATAGGGCTCTTCCTGCTTACTTTTAACATCTTTTCGATCTTTAGAGCCATCAGAGGAATCTTTTCTATCTTTGTTGGTTTCacctgtatctttttcttttctctctttgacGCTTTCTGCAGAATCCTTCCTTTTCTTGTCCTTTTCAGGCAAATAACTAGGAGTAACTTTGTGTCTTTCAGTTTGGTCCTTTTTCTTCTCAGAGTTTTTGTCCACatagtctctctctttcttttttaagaaagtgTCCTTTTCATTACGTTTTTCATtgtattctttcttctctttcgttttgttttcttttttcttgtctttaattTCCTCTTTCACGGGTTCTATGATTAGTTTTGCCACAGTGTCATTTTTAATCTCCCTGAAATCTGTTACTGGAGAATCCCAGCTATCTTCACCCTTGAAATCGAAGGAAGAATCAGATGACAAGTCTGAAAACCATCTCTCTTGCTGATCATCCGAGAGGCTGAACTTTGTGTCCTCGCTTTCGGCAAATTGGCCTTTGTTATTAAACTCATCAAACCCAGACTCTTCCCtgtaaactttttctttcttgcatttttctttctcttctttgaaggatttttctttctctagtttAGCAATTTTCTCCTCCTTCAGATCATTCTTCTTTTCAGATTTTGATTGTTTGTCCTTtgacttcttctttctttcttccttgtgtATTCTGGGCTTCTCCTCTTTGGGAGACTTCTCCTTTACAGGCTTCTCTTTTTCTGATTTACTTAATCCTTCTCTGAAGGATTTGCTCGTGTCTTTACTACCATCTTTGAGTTTTCTTAATGATTTCTCCTCTTTCGAGGATTTTCCAGTCTCATCTTTGAACAGCCATTCCTTCTCCTCCATTTTACCTTTGGggagcttttcttccttcttacaGTGTTCTCGCTCATGCTTTAACACCTTCAATTTATTTTCGACTGGATTTTCTGTCTCTACTATCAAGCCTTTCTCAGGCTTTTGTTTAGAGTCCTCAAActcaaaagaaaaagttttgattattttaatgTCTTGGCTGATGGGACACTGccccttttccttgtttttatgtttgtgttttgttttatgctttttaacAACCTTCCCCTCCTTGTCCAGCTTTGGAATTGCTCCATCCACATTGGAATGGAATGAATTCTTTTTCTCAGAAACGGTGTTgtgtgggttgtttttctttttgtgctctGGTTTCTTCCTGACCGGCTTTAGTGACTCTAAGCTCGACTCCTCGGACGAGTAGTCTGACTCGCTTGTCAGTCTCGTCCTCGTGGAGTCCGATAAGGAACTGACATCTGACCAAGCTGGAGAAGATATGGTTTTCCAATTGTCCGTCCTCCAGTGCTTGGAGTGCTGTTCTGTAAGATTAGGATTATGTTTTTGGGATGCTAAACTCCCATGAGAAGAGGTCGATGAGGCAGACAGAGAGTTAAACAAGGAGGATTCCTTTAGCACTAGCCTGGAGTCCTTTACACAGCTAGAGCTCTGAAGAGAGTCTCTATCATCCTCCTCACTCTCCACGTTTTCACTCTCTGATTCAGAGGAAcaaaatttgtcattttttttgccAAACCGAACCTCTTTGCTTTTAGTCTCCTTCTTCCGCTTcttttttactttgcttttctccttctgtgGCTTTGTGCTGGCGGGCTCTCGGATCTTGCTGCTGGGCAATATCGAGTGAGTCGAAAGTCGCAGCTTCTCCCCAGTCCCCACAGCAACGCTAGTCTCCTCCTCGTCCGAGCTGTCCGACAGGATGCGGTGGGCAGCTTTCTTTGGTGTAATCGTGTTATTTTTAGTATAAGTTTTCACTTCCATTTTGGGTATGGAAATGAAACTGTTTGCTTTAGTCTCTTTTCTGTAATCCTTTTTCAGCAAATGTTTGTCATCGACTGGCGGTACCCGGTCCTGTTCATCGTCCTCATCAAACTCATACTCATCCTTCACCGGGGTGATGGTCTTGGGGGGTTCCTGGGCCTTGGGCTTGTGCTTCAAACCCTTCTCAAACTCTGAGTCTGTGTTATTGCCATCAACAGAGCTGGAGGGAGCGAAGGAAGGGGCGTCCTCCTCTTCTGAGGtctctgcagagagaagaggaCAATGCATTAGGCCTCCGCGGGGCCCTGGGAAGGGAACATCATCACAGCCTGCTGCAGAGACCTCGAACCCTCGGGAACAGCCCTGCCGCCCCTCTGCCTCACCCAGCCTTTGCTAAGTACGCAGctaaaagctgaaaatacaaGTTGGAAGATCTTTCAGAAAGGAATAGCTGTTCAGTATCGAGCCTGTGAGGGATGTTCTTGAAAACAACCTCCAGGGTATATCGAGAGAAAAAATTGTTAACGGGGTTATGACCACGCAAACAGAGTGGCAGGCCAAGACTCCCCATAAGGCTTGAACGTTTTCTCCAGTTAGAACTACTCAAAAGCTGCAACCTTTCCCATGCAGCACAGCCACGGTGGTGGCACTCGCGGGGCAGGCTCTGTCTGTGCACCCTACTAAACCCTAGCCCAGGAGCACAGCCTGAGAACGCCAGCGCTGGTACAGCAGAGCTCCTTGTCTCCCTAGCTGGGAAGGGATGGAAATACACAACATGTGCACTCAAACTTCTTCCCTTCTATGAACAAGCTGGAATATTACTGACATTTTAAAGGTAAGACATCCATTTACCTGCAATTGGCTTCCAATCCTACATCTCGATTGCACCAGGCAAGTGATCTCAACGTAGGCTTCCAGGGCAAACAGCTAGAGCTCCCGGAGCTAAAGGCTGGTAGTTATGTTGTCTGAATTTGAGAGTTACAGCTACAGATGGACTCCTGACCGTGACAGCAGCGTGCAGATATTCTGACAACAGTCTAACTTCACTGTCCTCTTAACGTATCTGTATTAACAGACAGCTGCAGGCCACAAACATCACTCCCATGTTCACATAAAGGTCAATCTCACCTGTTGAGCTCTCTTCACTAGAGGGATACGTGGTCTTTCCCAGGAGTAGATTCACCATGGTGGGGGAATTAGCTACTTTTAAAGGTGTCTCTCCCTTCCTGTTGCTTTGATGAGGATTCCCTCCATAATGTAACAACAATTTCACCACCTGCAAACAGAAAATGAGACTTGAAGATGCTCACAAAGATGTTTCAGCTCCAGGCTTTTTGCAGAGCTTTCAGATATGCAAGAAAAAGCGGGGTGTCCTCAGGCTACAGAGCAGCCGCTCCTCAGGACACAGGACAGGCCTTAGGACAGTAAGAGTCACTGAtaagaaaggagacaaaaaatgACAACATGGATTAATCTGggcaggaaagaagggaaaagaactAGATGCAAAGCTATGCTGCCTCTCTTCCCTGCCCCAGAGGAAAAATGACTTATTCTCCTGGAAAGGGGAACagcaagcaaaatatttaacAGCACTGGGGCAGGGAAATTCTCATTAAAAGCCAGCCATGAAATCCAGCAAAAACCAACCTTGAAGTGCCCGTTATTCGCTGCATCGTGCAGCGGGGTGTCGTCGTCCAACCCCTTTGTGTTGACTTCGGCGCCTGCAGCAAGCAACTGCTTTGCAACGTCATAGTAACCCCGGTTGCACGCCTCGTGCAATGCTGTCCAGCCTGCAAGCAAACAGACGCTCGTAACATGGACATCATCTCTACGGAAAAAATTAAAGACAGTGAAAAATATCCTCCATCCACAGAAGCTAGAGCTGCCAACGTGTCTGGGTGCCCGTGGCCCTGGTGGCCAGCGTGACTGTCCCCAACCAGCTCCACGTGGCGCAGCAGGGTCCACGCGACAAAGACTCTGCACAAGagacctgcagctctgcctggcagccCCAGACGCGCTGGGTGAGTCCATCCCACTCTTCCCTTTGCTGGTGCAACGTGCCACAGACAAACCATCTGCGAGAATCGAGGCAGCTCTGGGAAATCGAACGGCAAAGTTTTGTGTATGAAATTAAGAGAACCGCTATTGGAAGTCGGATCTCAGACCCGATCCCCTCTCCTACTGCTCCGAACGAGGAGCGCTGCTGCTGGAGTCAGAAAGGAGCTCTGAACTACAGACGTTCCTCCGAAACCTCCCACACACAGACCGAACAAATATTTTCGGCACGCTTTCCAAAGCAAGCAGCTCTGCCACCGCAAACAGGCCCCGATTTCAGAGAGAAGCCAAACAGCAGATCTCCACAGTAACAGCGGCTCTCCTTCTCAAACAAACCTCTGCAGAATACAGAATGAAACGCTTTATCACGTTCAAACAGACTATTTTTAAGCAGAAGCTGTTTTGAAGTTTCCCAGCAAATGTGTACGGCTCCCTGAGCATTTTGCTGATAGCGTCGTGGGAGCTCGCTCGCTTACCTTCACTTGGAGCACTAAAAAGGGGCACCTGTGACCAAAATTAATCACAACCGATACTTCAGTCTAGCACCGATATTAATCATACAGGCGGAGGAACACGCAAGTCCTATTTATAGCCAAAGAATCGTGCTAAGAGAGCAGCAAAGAGCAGAGTCAAGCTCTCGGAGGTGCCAGGAGAAAGGCCGCCTCACGCTAACTCAGCCCCCTCGCAGGTTTGGGAGCGCCGGAGCGGCACGCTTCATCCCACGACTGCCATTTCGCTGCGAGACCGTTCCCCTCCCAGGGCTCGGCCGAGCGGGCCGCCCGcagcctgccttcctccccccgctccgcacgcggcccccggctcggcccccccaaaatccccccccgCCCGGAGCAAGAGCTTCGCAGCCCGGCTAGGCGGAGGAGACGGAGGTGCTATCGCGTCTGGGCGAGGAGCAGGGGGTTGGAGAGAAAGCCCCGAGCGCTTTCCGACGTGGATTTGCTGCTGGAGCAGCGCGGAGGCTGATCTCCCCGGAGCGCGGTGCTCTGCGTGCCGAGCGCGGCTCCCCTTCGGCCACACGCTCACGTCTGCGCTTAAAAAACAACACCCAGAGCGCCGCAGCTAGTCACCACTCAGCTTCGGAGCCGTGATTCTACAAACctgatgtttttaatatttttgtgcatACCATTTCTCATGTTTCAAGTAAAACGGGAGCTAAACCAGCCCCCTCCCTTTGCAAATCCTCCCCCAGACTCCCAAGACGACACCCACGTGGGAGGGGAGAAGCAGACAGACGAGCGGGTCCTCGCCATGGGCACGGAGCCGGGACAGCCCAGGGAAGTGCTCCGGAGCGAGGCCGGCTCGGCTGCTCCTCCCGAACGGGAGCACGCACGGTACCGCACGACAGCCAGAGAATTTGGCTGCCAAACTCTTAACGTGGGAACTGATATTTTCAAGGATTTATTACTTTGACAAATCtctagaagttttttttttaaagcatagcaactttttccccccaaaaggggCAAAATTATTTCTGGTTAGTCCCCTCTTTATAAATAGCAAACCTGTGCTATAAAGAAGCTATTCTCTCTGGCAGGAGCCGTTCTTGGAGCGGGAACGCTCAGCCGGACGGGGAAGCGCGCAGGCCGCGGGCTGGCTCCACGGCAGCGACCGCCGCACCACGCCGTGCCGCCCGGGGCTGCTCACCTGCAAAGTCTTTCACGTTGACGTCCGCCCCCTCGATGATGAGCTCCTTGATGCGCCGGGCATCTCCTCGGATGGCAGCGCGGTGCAGCCGAGTCTCTCCCCGCTCGTTTCTCTTATTTACTTTATCTTTGGTTTTGGAGGCAGAGTTAGGAGTTCCCTTCTGACAAACGGCAGACTGAGAGGGATGCTTTGGTGTTGTGTCAACTGCGGGGAGGAGAGAAGCGTAGTGAGGAACCGCAACTCAAGGGGAGACCGAAGCCCTTAGAGGGAGCTGTTGCAATATGTTTAACCTTGCCTCTCGACTGAACCGTTCACCACGAGGCACCGAGAGGCAACCGAACCTCGGCAGTCGACGCGAAGACAGAGGAAAGCCTGTGTGCATAACACAGATATTAACTGCAGGCTGCCAAAGCCCACTGGAGAGAACTGCAGTCCTTGAAAAGGCTGCAGGCAATAATCCCATGATTTAGGAGCAGACAACGCATCGCCTCACCCTAAAACCTCATCTCCTAAGGGAAGTGGCCTTTTACCAGGAACACGGGAGGCCCGAGCGCCCGGGGGGAGAGTGCACGTTTCCCGGGAGAGCAGCTGAAGGCTCGGAGCCGGCACAGCCCCCCCAGCTAACAGGGACAGAAGCTGCTAGATTTGTGTTAAAGACAACAAAACAGGTGACTAAAAGCTGCAATGTTTGTGCATAAGATGCAGACACAAATATACGGATAGCGCAATGCATCTAAACACCCCAGAGGGGGTTGTACATGCAACAGATAAAATTATTGAAACACAAAATCCATGATTAAACACGTTCCAGCTGCTCTACGCCTCAAGTTAGCATGCATTGGTTCCCCAGTTTCATCCTTTTtccacaaaaagaaacattttaaaaatacccaGAGAGGATGATATTCTTTTATTCACAGTATTCCTTCAGTAAACGAGGCCGAGCCGCCAGCGGGGACCCAGCGCCCCGGCGCAGAGGAGGGCACCAGGGCTTCCAACTAAGCCGGAGGGCAAGCGCAGCCGTGGCCTGCGTCCGGCCCATGGGAAACCTCTTCCCACTACTGCCTTATCCCGGGAGCGACTGCCCGACGGATCGGCAGTCCCCGGCCACGTGCGAAACCGCCGGCGGTCCGGCACGCCCCACGCCTGTGCCGCAGCCCCCGGACGCCGCGCTCCGCGCTCTCCCCGGGCAGCAGAACCGAGCTGAGCCCCGGCGTCCGCGTTTGCCGGGTGGCAGCTAATCTCCGCCGACGCGCGTGATCTGCGCTAACGACCTGGTAAGCGGTGCAGCCGTGCACCGCGCAGCCCGGGGATGCACGAGGCTCACGCGCGCCCGCCCACGCCTCCGAGCAAAACCGCGCTCCGGCGCTCACCTGGGCTGTTTGCAGATTCCTCTGCTGTCATCTGCATGAGCAGAGCGACTTGCTGGCGCTCGGAGAGCGGGTAGCCGGCCCGGATCCCTGAAAGGCCCATCCCAAAGAGCAAGCCGGGCTTTCGCGTGGCGGGCTCCTTCTTGATCCTCTTCCGCTCTGGACCCTGCTTTTCTGTGATGCAAGGGGACACAAAAGACAGGAAGGTTTCGTCCGTGAATGTCACCGTAACCGAAAACCACCTTCATTGCTGAGCAAAGCGCTCGCAGCAGCTTTCCAAGTCTGGTTTGCTATTCCACAAATTACAAGCAGCCTCTGGGGAAGGAAGCGTCCTCGTGGTAGAAGCGCCGGCGTCTCCCCGCAGCGGCACCCGGGACGGGCGTCCCCGCTCTCGCCCCAGCCAGCGCGGCCGACGGGCTGCCCGGCGCAGGAGGGGCACCTTACCGCGGCCCTTCCCGGCGCAGGTCGCCGGCAGCTTTCTAAcggttttcctcatttttccaagctttctccccctcccccttcgctcccttctccccccaccttcaaACAGcagcgcaggagggagagaagCGAGTCCACAGTGGCGGCCGCTGCCAGTACTGTACCTTCCATCTTGCTTCTAGGAGCCTCCATGTCATGCCATGGCGCTTCGAGGAGCGAACGCAGCCTTATGCCACCACAGCATGGACTGAACTGGAGGCATCTAAAAGCATCAACAGAGAGTGCTAGCGAGACGGGCTGACAGCTCGGACACGTTGCCACCTCACCCCCGTATCGCAGCCACGGCACCGGCTTTGCATTCGGACCACCGCGGCACCGGGAGCCCGGCAGGGACGGTGCTCGGAGGACAGTGCCCGGGCAGCAGCGGGCTGGTCCTCTCCTTCCAGGGAGGGACGCCAGCGCTTCGGCATGCGGGATACGCTCGGAGTCAGGCAGATAAACTGCTCCGCCACAGCTGTGCCTGCATCTCCCCAACTGAAAAAACAGGAGGGAAGGAACCTAACCCCTGCGAGAAGTCTGAATCTGCAGCTTTTCCTAAGCAGGTTTCCGATCTTCCCTATGCAAATATAGATCCCTCTCCCCTACA contains:
- the ANKRD11 gene encoding ankyrin repeat domain-containing protein 11 isoform X1; translated protein: MPKGGCSKTPQPEDFSLSNDMVEKQTGKKDKDKVSLTKTPKLDRNDGGKEVKERATKRKLPFTVGTNGDQKDSDTEKQGPERKRIKKEPATRKPGLLFGMGLSGIRAGYPLSERQQVALLMQMTAEESANSPVDTTPKHPSQSAVCQKGTPNSASKTKDKVNKRNERGETRLHRAAIRGDARRIKELIIEGADVNVKDFAGWTALHEACNRGYYDVAKQLLAAGAEVNTKGLDDDTPLHDAANNGHFKVVKLLLHYGGNPHQSNRKGETPLKVANSPTMVNLLLGKTTYPSSEESSTETSEEEDAPSFAPSSSVDGNNTDSEFEKGLKHKPKAQEPPKTITPVKDEYEFDEDDEQDRVPPVDDKHLLKKDYRKETKANSFISIPKMEVKTYTKNNTITPKKAAHRILSDSSDEEETSVAVGTGEKLRLSTHSILPSSKIREPASTKPQKEKSKVKKKRKKETKSKEVRFGKKNDKFCSSESESENVESEEDDRDSLQSSSCVKDSRLVLKESSLFNSLSASSTSSHGSLASQKHNPNLTEQHSKHWRTDNWKTISSPAWSDVSSLSDSTRTRLTSESDYSSEESSLESLKPVRKKPEHKKKNNPHNTVSEKKNSFHSNVDGAIPKLDKEGKVVKKHKTKHKHKNKEKGQCPISQDIKIIKTFSFEFEDSKQKPEKGLIVETENPVENKLKVLKHEREHCKKEEKLPKGKMEEKEWLFKDETGKSSKEEKSLRKLKDGSKDTSKSFREGLSKSEKEKPVKEKSPKEEKPRIHKEERKKKSKDKQSKSEKKNDLKEEKIAKLEKEKSFKEEKEKCKKEKVYREESGFDEFNNKGQFAESEDTKFSLSDDQQERWFSDLSSDSSFDFKGEDSWDSPVTDFREIKNDTVAKLIIEPVKEEIKDKKKENKTKEKKEYNEKRNEKDTFLKKKERDYVDKNSEKKKDQTERHKVTPSYLPEKDKKRKDSAESVKERKEKDTGETNKDRKDSSDGSKDRKDVKSKQEEPYRDEFKDYGCETFFKDKSDPEFSGKSLESWDRHHSGKEKEKKDAPDKEKKEKAKPEKYKEKSKEGDKEKNEKVAPEKNLKDKELDKSFKEKKETKEKYKDLHNKDKERKSSFDQVKEKKEKNFSADRDDFSEKKEEKKGKEKSWYSIADIFTDESEDERDDYSLTGFKVSEAVGSEMHRLDSLQEKDDGAAAEKELYTDKHRKYSSDRQHSGEKQKEKDSKEKKKDKGTSEGGKEKKEKNSFEKHKEKKDSTEKYKDRKDRTSIDSTQEKKNKQKLPEKAEKKHANDDKVKNKHKEKMDKEHSKEKKSSKGGESEKSLLEKLEEEALNDYRDDSNDKISEISSDSFTDRGQDPGLTSLFESSNLSLTDASEEKFKDSLPLPCLQDKLKEKERHRHSSSSSKKSHEKEKAKKEKTEKKEKTEDFKDSSSRKDSTHYEKDFSVDGEAFSTSYNMKAEPDEEPEKSIDYLFSEKKDKNDSERELSKKAEKEKSYGSSAISTVKEKKKRDKHKEKWKEEKEKHRDKHADGFFKHHKDEPKSTVKDKDSPQVTTFKDKSKEENLKFGETKLKEKLKENQEKDKTESIKISNGNEKITLSKDTGKKDTRPREKLLGDGDLMMTSFERMLSQKDLEIEERHKRHKERMKQMEKMRHRSGDPKLKDKIKSAEEVRKRSLDLATKKPLTLDTQLKDKKLKELGPLTPILSPDNKAQPAVGTDSKDWITGPQLKEILPASPRPDQNRPTGVPTPASVVSCPSYEEVMQTPRTPSCSNEDYTDLMFECADSQHSLPISTMSMNACSPSFFDRYANVSSGLPENPSQTPTRTIPSTNLYRSISVDIRRPAEEEFSVGDKFFRQQSVPATSNYDSPVQHLMEEKVPLPSVPAEKFQCLSPGYYSPDYGVSSPKVEALHCAPGAVSGVAQSPESVFSGLQAKSSPSHRDELLAPSVESALPPDLGMPLDTTEEQQATASIMPPEPTFLPPMEENHFSSAMPEQNNMDWDNPPSRNPDTAIPPSLMANPAEHSVGWSMGSELLMKSPQRFSESPKPPLCSLEPIHPTPVAFIPTDTSYPVSPISYPLSVSEPGLDEVKEDAEEAVPGEIATADEQAPYMSPTRLDTFFNNCKPLPEEAPEIPPEPPCMPTETQAEVVKTPENNYLENNNTAPANTEEPVTWPDPFTNTEDDLDLGPFSLPELPLQPKDVPETEMTEAEPVEESPVTASETSAGIIKASASVIASSEQEEPPASQPTTALPVETEPQAEEQKSEATAQEATSEVLNVPDEKGIEESEAQIFQQTSSESAQVESKEVEPIHEDLSSSSGVAESNSQSCPPPVTTPESGITQESAAARSGSQVSSSQTEAPPGNTQAEIIEPVQKPIAEAPKPPKIEEIPQRITRNRAQMLANQNKQNAASSEKEFPPVSAPSTRAKGRITEEEDSQTQHPRKRRFQRSNQQLQQQINTSTQQTREMIQQTLAAIVDAIKLDDIEPYHSDRSNPYFEYLQIRKKIEEKRKILCYITPQAPQCYAEYVTYTGSYLLDGKPLSKLHIPVIAPPPSLAEPLKELFKQQEAVRGKLRLQHSIEREKLIVSCEQEILRVHCRAARTIANQAVPFSACTMLLDSEVYNMPLENQGDENKSVRDRFNARQFISWLQDVDDKYDRMKTCLLMRQQHEAAALNAVQRMEWQLKVQELDPAGHKSLCVNEVPSFYVPMVDVNDDFVLLPA